One genomic segment of Aliarcobacter cibarius includes these proteins:
- a CDS encoding response regulator — protein MAKLLIVDDSTMLRDMLNYALNEGGYTDVVEAIDGVDGLAKAKTADFDLVITDVNMPNMDGLTLITELRKLPAYIKKPILVLTTERSDEMKAKGKAAGATGWIVKPFVPDQLLKAVNIVLSR, from the coding sequence ATGGCCAAACTTTTAATAGTAGATGACTCAACAATGCTAAGAGATATGTTAAACTATGCTTTAAATGAAGGTGGTTATACAGATGTTGTCGAAGCAATTGATGGAGTTGATGGTTTAGCAAAAGCAAAAACAGCTGATTTTGATTTAGTTATTACTGATGTAAATATGCCAAATATGGACGGTCTTACATTAATAACTGAGTTGAGAAAATTACCAGCATATATAAAAAAACCAATTTTAGTATTGACAACTGAGAGAAGTGATGAAATGAAAGCTAAAGGAAAGGCTGCAGGAGCTACTGGATGGATTGTTAAACCATTTGTTCCAGATCAGTTATTAAAAGCTGTAAATATAGTATTAAGCAGATAA
- a CDS encoding polyribonucleotide nucleotidyltransferase: MSIICELTLNNKKEIFEFNKVAKQANGAVLLKMGNAVVLAAVACEFDNPVSEDFTPLTVQYIEKTYATAKLPGGFIKREGKPSDFETLTSRVIDRSLRPLFPKGFVYPTTITVMVLSADKDVDLQTVALNAANAALYTSNLPIKKSVCGVRVGKIDGKLVINPTIEELNNSVLDLYVAGSKDELLMIEMKTISSLNNLEHSTNEMEEEVLVEAISFAQEALKEANIAYENNFEKACKEMAVVELVEFSIEKSVIDYVRNNFADDIKSAIKKLAKSERAVELKELAKVISINDYCVSNEIEFKTIYEAVSIVKKELVRDMIVNEKVRADGRGLKDVRPISIETNILPSAHSSCLFTRGETQALVVGTIAGAKDGQMYEVLTDKSTSMENFMVHYNFPGFSVGEAKPIFGVGRRELGHGNLAKKALESTINKNHKDTFRIVSEILESNGSSSMATVCGGSLALKAAHIPISDLVAGVAMGMVVEGDKYSILTDIMGLEDHDGDMDFKVAGTKNGITALQMDIKLGGIELNVLKEALLQAKEGREHILNIMEDASKTIVASPALPKIEEFDIDSSKMMVVIGKGGATIKEIIEKYNVSIDLNRDAGTVKVSGEDSSKITDASNFIRDLVNNSSSQKVAAKIDFEKLYSVDEVVSGKVERVVDFGAFILLEKGGEGLLHISKLSKQRVEKASDVLSVGQEIEVKVLKVQKDRIELSLN, encoded by the coding sequence ATGTCGATAATTTGTGAATTAACACTAAACAATAAAAAAGAGATTTTTGAATTTAATAAAGTTGCAAAACAAGCAAATGGTGCAGTATTATTAAAAATGGGTAATGCAGTAGTTTTAGCAGCAGTTGCTTGTGAATTTGATAATCCAGTAAGTGAGGATTTTACTCCACTTACAGTTCAATATATTGAAAAAACTTATGCAACAGCAAAATTACCAGGTGGATTTATAAAAAGAGAAGGTAAACCTAGTGATTTTGAAACATTAACTTCAAGAGTAATTGATAGAAGCTTAAGACCATTATTTCCTAAAGGATTTGTATATCCAACTACAATTACTGTAATGGTTTTAAGTGCAGATAAAGATGTTGATTTACAAACAGTTGCTTTAAATGCAGCAAATGCAGCATTATATACATCAAATCTTCCAATAAAAAAATCAGTATGTGGTGTTAGAGTTGGGAAAATTGATGGAAAATTAGTAATTAATCCAACTATTGAAGAGTTAAATAATTCAGTTTTAGATTTATATGTTGCTGGTTCAAAAGATGAACTTTTAATGATTGAAATGAAAACAATTTCATCTTTAAATAATTTAGAACATTCTACAAATGAAATGGAAGAAGAAGTTTTAGTTGAAGCAATATCTTTTGCTCAAGAAGCTTTAAAAGAAGCAAATATAGCTTATGAAAATAATTTTGAAAAAGCTTGTAAAGAGATGGCTGTAGTTGAATTAGTAGAATTTTCTATTGAAAAATCAGTTATTGATTATGTAAGAAACAATTTTGCAGATGATATAAAATCTGCAATTAAGAAATTAGCAAAAAGTGAAAGAGCTGTTGAGTTAAAAGAACTTGCTAAAGTTATATCAATAAATGATTATTGTGTATCAAACGAAATAGAGTTTAAAACAATTTATGAAGCAGTTTCTATTGTTAAAAAAGAACTTGTTAGAGATATGATTGTAAATGAAAAAGTAAGAGCTGATGGAAGAGGTCTTAAAGATGTAAGACCAATCTCTATTGAAACAAATATTTTACCTTCAGCACATTCGTCTTGTTTATTTACAAGAGGTGAAACTCAAGCATTAGTTGTTGGAACAATTGCGGGGGCTAAAGATGGACAAATGTATGAAGTTTTAACTGATAAATCTACATCTATGGAAAATTTCATGGTACATTATAATTTTCCAGGATTTAGTGTTGGTGAAGCGAAGCCAATTTTTGGAGTAGGAAGAAGAGAATTAGGACATGGAAATCTAGCTAAAAAAGCTCTTGAATCTACTATAAATAAAAATCACAAAGATACTTTTAGAATTGTTTCAGAAATTTTAGAATCAAATGGTTCTTCATCTATGGCAACAGTTTGTGGAGGTTCATTAGCTCTTAAAGCAGCACATATTCCAATTTCTGATTTAGTAGCAGGTGTTGCTATGGGAATGGTAGTTGAAGGTGATAAATATTCTATTTTAACTGATATTATGGGACTTGAAGATCATGATGGTGATATGGATTTTAAAGTAGCTGGAACAAAAAATGGAATAACAGCTCTTCAAATGGATATAAAGTTAGGTGGAATTGAGTTAAATGTTTTAAAAGAAGCTCTTTTACAAGCAAAAGAGGGGAGAGAACATATCTTAAATATTATGGAAGATGCTTCAAAAACTATTGTAGCTAGTCCTGCGTTACCAAAAATAGAAGAGTTTGATATTGATAGTTCTAAGATGATGGTTGTTATTGGTAAAGGTGGAGCAACTATAAAAGAGATTATTGAAAAATATAATGTAAGTATAGATTTAAATAGAGACGCTGGAACTGTGAAAGTAAGCGGTGAAGATTCTTCAAAAATAACTGATGCAAGTAATTTTATAAGAGACTTAGTAAATAATTCAAGTTCACAAAAGGTAGCTGCTAAGATAGATTTTGAAAAACTTTATAGTGTAGATGAAGTAGTGTCTGGAAAAGTTGAAAGAGTAGTTGATTTTGGAGCATTTATCCTTCTTGAAAAAGGTGGAGAAGGTCTTTTACACATATCAAAACTTTCAAAACAAAGAGTAGAAAAAGCAAGTGATGTTTTATCAGTTGGACAAGAAATAGAAGTTAAAGTTCTTAAAGTTCAAAAAGATAGAATTGAATTAAGTTTAAATTAA
- a CDS encoding phosphoribosyltransferase family protein has product MNLDKIYFKNREDAARKLADVLPIDNMRLEEWTVIAVSNGGYAIAKIIARELNAKLDIMFNEKIYAPNNEECEIAVVTELEEVLIHEELVKSFDIDLNYIYSKSKIIYEDILKPKIASFRAGLKLDNLEGKNILIVDEDINIGLVMMACIKTIINQKVKSISVATPILSTASIPAIDSITDDLYYIKSLDHFVEANHYYEELEDISMEDLERIKKEG; this is encoded by the coding sequence ATGAATTTAGATAAAATTTATTTTAAAAATAGAGAAGATGCTGCAAGAAAATTAGCAGATGTTTTACCAATTGATAATATGAGACTCGAAGAATGGACTGTTATAGCAGTTTCAAATGGTGGATATGCAATAGCAAAAATTATTGCAAGAGAACTCAATGCTAAGTTGGATATTATGTTCAATGAAAAAATTTATGCACCTAATAATGAAGAGTGTGAAATAGCAGTTGTTACTGAGCTTGAAGAGGTTCTAATTCATGAAGAACTTGTGAAATCTTTTGATATAGATTTAAATTATATTTATTCTAAATCTAAAATAATCTATGAAGATATCCTAAAACCAAAAATAGCTAGTTTTAGAGCAGGTTTGAAGCTTGATAATTTAGAAGGTAAAAATATTTTAATAGTAGATGAGGATATAAATATAGGTTTAGTAATGATGGCTTGCATAAAAACTATTATAAATCAAAAAGTAAAATCTATAAGTGTTGCAACACCAATACTTTCAACAGCAAGTATTCCTGCAATAGATTCAATTACTGATGACTTATATTATATAAAGAGCTTAGATCATTTTGTTGAAGCAAATCATTATTATGAAGAGCTTGAAGATATTAGTATGGAAGATTTAGAAAGAATTAAAAAAGAAGGATAA